One genomic segment of Tiliqua scincoides isolate rTilSci1 chromosome 6, rTilSci1.hap2, whole genome shotgun sequence includes these proteins:
- the LOC136655383 gene encoding olfactory receptor class A-like protein 1: MAYDLIFITSILIFMLSFVGMIGNLTVLFAFSSNAIRHKALQPLDRIIVNMALVNFFLCCYKAIPGLLVFRSMKGFGDMGCRILLYTYHTLRLISIWSVVNLSFLHLIKIRRPNRRWSKFIHRHQGQYVNTTLVGCWIFSIVLHVPYLLYEKTLPRRNKTVAFLVTSSCLQSTESFALRFTTYASVSLDLAFITLVIVLNGFIIDLLWKHGRKVKPASTVADNGWNKHTAQATKILLSLLSIYVVCWISNDMVWVAILSDYIKGNFESSVLSAFYGMLSSIYYSASSYVVVFGYRKVREYLMEACWCFRCARPTLVQSTT; the protein is encoded by the coding sequence ATGGCCTACGATCTCATATTCATCACGTCCATCCTCATCTTCATGTTATCCTTCGTCGGCATGATTGGTAACCTTACTGTCCTCTTCGCCTTCAGCAGCAACGCAATCCGGCACAAGGCGCTTCAGCCTTTGGACCGGATCATCGTCAACATGGCTCTGGTGAactttttcctttgctgctacaaAGCCATTCCTGGGCTACTGGTCTTCAGAAGCATGAAGGGCTTTGGCGACATGGGCTGCAGGATCCTGCTCTATACATACCACACGCTGAGGTTGATCAGTATCTGGTCTGTGGTGAACCTGAGCTTCCTCCACCTCATCAAGATTCGAAGACCCAACCGCCggtggtccaagttcatccacAGGCACCAGGGGCAATATGTCAATACCACCCTTGTCGGCTGTTGGATATTCAGTATAGTCTTACATGTCCCTTATCTGCTGTATGAGAAAACCTTGCCCAGGAGAAACAAGACCGTCGCATTCCTGGTCACCTCATCGTGCTTACAATCCACAGAGAGTTTTGCCCTGAGGTTCACCACCTATGCATCAGTCAGCTTGGACCTTGCCTTTATCACTCTGGTTATTGTCCTCAACGGATTCATTATTGACCTGCTCTGGAAGCACGGGAGGAAGGTGAAGCCAGCTTCTACTGTCGCTGACAACGGATGGAACAAGCACACAGCCCAGGCCACCAAGATCTTGCTCTCGCTGCTCTCCATCTATGTGGTCTGCTGGATTTCCAATGATATGGTCTGGGTTGCCATCCTCTCTGATTACATCAAGGGCAACTTTGAAAGCAGTGTCCTCAGCGCATTCTACGGCATGCTGTCCTCCATTTATTACTCAGCCAGCTCCTACGTCGTGGTGTTTGGCTACAGGAAAGTCCGAGAATACTTGATGGAAGCCTGCTGGTGCTTCAGGTGTGCAAGACCCACCCTAGTTCAGAGTACGACCTAG